One genomic segment of Gossypium arboreum isolate Shixiya-1 chromosome 3, ASM2569848v2, whole genome shotgun sequence includes these proteins:
- the LOC108476361 gene encoding WEB family protein At2g38370, which produces MEVESCEIGGGGGSATKTGGLSGGVRAEIDTSAPFESVKEAASRFGGIGYWKPSQPKLMSETEHDGEEVDIAKLEEQAAKLEKDLIVKERETLDVLKELETTKLTVEELKLKLKKEASEVDVKNTDAEKENRRGDHPNLVGTLSPCPSAAPGLILMELKQAKLNLSRTTNDLADIRGSVESLNKKLEKERNSLEKTRERLSQNSLKISSLEEELTQTRLKLQVAKEAEIKTGVDNPLDISRELQRLSSEAEQFKKIGQAAKSEVSRAVSEIEQTKTRIKTTEMRILAAKKMKEAARAAESLALAEIKNLSRKESLSGNPVQKAEGVTISYEEYSALMSKAQNAEELSNKKVVDAMVQVDEANVSKMEILKKVEEATEEIKTSKKALEEALNRVEAANKGKLEVEEALRKWRSEHGQKRRSLHNPTKFKSSYPSHNRKDSRLFDVNGLNLVNNGPTPVLKPTLSIGQILSRKLLLPEDFETEMLAEKGTVKRKVSLGQMLGKQNGDYIINSQTTERETSHKQFSGKRKKFGFARFSLLLAKQNKKKKKPTLNLR; this is translated from the exons ATGGAAGTGGAAAGCTGTGAaattggtggtggtggtggttcaGCCACCAAAACCGGTGGTTTAAGCGGCGGTGTGAGAGCTGAGATCGATACTTCGGCGCCGTTTGAATCAGTTAAAGAGGCTGCTTCTCGATTTGGTGGAATCGGTTATTGGAAACCCTCTCAACCTAAGCTCATGTCTGAAACTGAG CATGATGGGGAAGAAGTTGACATTGCGAAATTGGAGGAACAAGCGGCGAAATTGGAGAAAGATCTCATTGTTAAAGAAAGAGAAACATTGGATGTGCTGAAAGAACTCGAAACAACGAAATTAACCGTCGAAGAACTAAAATTAAAGCTGAAGAAAGAAGCATCCGAAGTGGATGTGAAGAACACGGATGCAGAGAAAGAGAATCGTCGTGGTGACCATCCGAACTTGGTGGGAACTTTAAGCCCCTGTCCTTCGGCAGCTCCAGGTTTAATCTTGATGGAGTTGAAACAGGCGAAACTGAACCTTTCGAGGACAACTAATGATCTTGCTGATATTCGAGGTTCGGTGGAATCACTAAACAAGAAATTAGAGAAGGAAAGGAATTCTCTCGAAAAGACTCGAGAGAGACTAAGTCAGAATTCTTTGAAGATATCGTCGCTCGAAGAAGAGTTAACTCAAACAAGACTGAAACTGCAAGTAGCAAAAGAGGCTGAAATCAAAACTGGGGTTGATAATCCTTTGGATATATCAAGGGAACTTCAAAGACTAAGTTCCGAAGCTGAACAATTCAAGAAAATAGGACAAGCAGCGAAATCGGAGGTTTCAAGAGCAGTATCCGAGATTGAACAGACTAAAACGAGAATAAAAACGACTGAGATGAGGATACTTGCTGCTAAGAAAATGAAGGAAGCTGCCCGAGCTGCTGAATCTTTGGCTCTTGCTGAGATAAAAAACCTTTCGCGAAAGGAGAGCTTGTCTGGAAATCCTGTGCAAAAAGCCGAAGGGGTGACTATTTCATATGAGGAGTACTCTGCCTTGATGTCCAAGGCACAAAACGCCGAGGAACTTTCTAATAAGAAAGTAGTCGATGCTATGGTCCAAGTTGATGAAGCAAATGTTTCGAAAATGGAAATCTTGAAGAAAGTAGAAGAGGCCACGGAGGAAATTAAAACGAGTAAGAAAGCCTTGGAAGAAGCATTAAACCGAGTAGAAGCTGCGAACAAAGGCAAGCTGGAAGTCGAGGAAGCTCTTCGGAAATGGAGATCTGAGCATGGTCAGAAACGACGTTCCTTACACAACCCTACCAAGTTCAAGAGTTCTTACCCATCTCACAATCGAAAAGATTCTCGTTTATTCGACGTGAATGGATTGAATCTGGTTAACAACGGTCCAACCCCGGTTTTGAAACCAACCCTATCCATAGGTCAAATACTTAGCCGAAAGTTGCTTCTTCCTGAAGACTTTGAAACTGAGATGCTAGCAGAGAAAGGCACTGTGAAAAGAAAAGTGTCATTGGGTCAAATGCTCGGCAAACAAAACGGTGATTACATAATCAACTCTCAGACAACCGAGAGAGAAACCAGTCACAAACAGTTCTCAGGGAAAAGGAAGAAGTTCGGGTTTGCTCGGTTTTCGCTCCTTTTAGCTaaacaaaataagaaaaagaagaagCCAACTCTCAACTTGAGGTAG
- the LOC108475481 gene encoding cytochrome P450 71D10-like — protein sequence MINIIISLFIILVIVHLLKPKKPVKKLPPGPWKLPLIGNMHQLVGSLPHRTLANMAKTYGSLIHLKTGSISYIVISSPELAEEALKTNDISFASRPTILASKIMSYDSTNIVFSPYGSYWRHLRKICVTELLSLKRVESFRKVREEEVSSFINSIALSGSNSGINLSKKIFSLTYGVTSRAAFSEKCKDQEAFISIITRVSKLSGRFTIADMFPSLKLLELLSGRLEFEKLHKEADRILEDIIAEHQERRKIYGVDSEEMKDLVDILLDLQENSDLEFPLSVDNIKAIILDMFSAGSETSSITVEWTMAELLKNPGIMEKAKNEVRRVFTGKGYVDEGSIHELKYVKAVIKESIRLHPAVPLVLRECREDCQLDGYDIPAKFKVLVNAGAIGKDPKHWDNAETFCPERFLDNSIDFKGTDFKYIPFGAGRRICPGISFAWSNIELPIANLLYHFDWKLPNGMKPEDLDMTEALGLSIRRKHELFAIPIAYHPHVE from the exons ATGATCAACATAATCATATCCTTGTTCATCATTCTGGTCATAGTTCATCTACTAAAACCCAAAAAACCAGTGAAAAAGTTACCTCCAGGGCCATGGAAGCTACCTTTGATAGGTAACATGCACCAACTGGTTGGTTCATTGCCTCACCGAACATTAGCAAACATGGCTAAAACATATGGTTCTTTGATCCATCTCAAAACCGGGTCCATTTCGTATATCGTAATATCGTCACCGGAATTAGCCGAAGAAGCTTTGAAAACCAACGATATCAGCTTTGCTTCAAGGCCTACCATATTAGCTTCTAAGATAATGTCTTATGATTCAACCAACATCGTTTTCTCGCCTTACGGTAGTTATTGGAGACACCTACGGAAAATCTGCGTCACCGAGCTTTTAAGCCTGAAACGTGTTGAATCGTTCCGGAAAGTTCGAGAAGAGGAGGTGTCGAGTTTTATCAACTCGATCGCTTTATCGGGGAGTAATTCAGGTATCAATCTTAGTAAAAAGATTTTCTCATTGACATATGGGGTAACATCAAGAGCAGCTTTCAGTGAGAAATGCAAAGATCAAGAAGCTTTCATATCGATCATCACTCGAGTTAGTAAGTTATCGGGAAGGTTCACTATTGCCGATATGTTCCCATCTCTTAAGCTGCTCGAATTACTTAGCGGGAGACTCGAATTCGAGAAGCTGCATAAGGAAGCCGATAGGATACTCGAGGACATCATTGCCGAGCACCAAGAGAGAAGGAAAATATACGGTGTTGACAGTGAAGAAATGAAAGATTTGGTTGATATTCTTTTAGATCTTCAAGAAAACAGTGATCTCGAGTTCCCTCTATCGGTTGACAACATCAAAGCAATCATCTTg GACATGTTCAGTGCCGGGAGCGAAACGTCGTCAATAACTGTGGAATGGACAATGGCAGAACTGCTGAAGAACCCCGGGATTATGGAAAAGGCGAAGAACGAGGTAAGACGGGTATTTACCGGCAAAGGATATGTAGATGAAGGAAGCATTCATGAGCTGAAGTACGTGAAAGCAGTCATCAAAGAATCCATAAGGCTACATCCTGCCGTGCCTCTAGTACTAAGAGAATGCCGCGAGGATTGTCAGCTCGATGGTTACGATATACCCGCCAAATTTAAAGTCCTCGTTAACGCAGGAGCGATCGGAAAAGATCCTAAGCATTGGGATAATGCCGAGACATTTTGTCCTGAAAGGTTCCTTGATAATTCAATTGATTTTAAAGGAACGGATTTCAAATACATACCGTTCGGTGCCGGAAGAAGGATTTGTCCCGGTATTTCATTTGCTTGGAGCAACATTGAGTTGCCAATTGCAAACTTATTGTATCACTTTGATTGGAAACTTCCAAATGGAATGAAGCCTGAAGATTTGGACATGACAGAGGCTCTTGGTTTGTCAATAAGAAGAAAACATGAACTGTTTGCAATCCCCATTGCTTATCATCCTCATGTAGAATAA